One region of Labeo rohita strain BAU-BD-2019 unplaced genomic scaffold, IGBB_LRoh.1.0 scaffold_458, whole genome shotgun sequence genomic DNA includes:
- the LOC127160795 gene encoding butyrophilin subfamily 1 member A1: MKFICLTLLIISGITDSRSEQYEVVGPRDPVLVIAGEDVILPCSVKPSTSVVDMRVEWFRPDLKDSQVHLYDDHVDKNTDQIQSYIGRTKLNHQELQRGDASLKLSSVRVSDEGLYKCFIQSKYQYDDTTVNVSVEAVGRPPVITVDGFDHSGGLHLQCESEGWYPEPDLEWLNSEGVSLSSETTETHRNEDRFSVKQTITVHHRDDKIHCRVKLRHHVLETQIITTSKRFSSWRTSVILISVFVVLSVIAGILIAVFVHKNRELSQLQKEHSQLQDEHNRLQKENSQLQDEHSQLQDEKGKIQHERDQLLECLKTLIPKVNVILDANTAHPHLIVFDDGKQVRYENTQTKREDGNKDRFDKYLGVVGKGGFSSGCFYFEVQVKGQTHWYLGVARESVKGKNVIRLSPENGYWIVGRRYGKYQARDSPAHTISLSVNPQRVGVFVDYEKGLVCFYDVKSMSHIYSYMNQSFNEKLYPFVCLGYMSNENSTPLIICDDY; encoded by the exons ATGAAGTTTATATGTTTGACTCTGCTGATTATTAGTGGAATTACAGATTCAAGATCAG agcaGTATGAGGTAGTGGGACCTAGAGATCCTGTTCTTGTTATAGCTGGTGAAGATGTGATTCTGCCCTGTTCAGTCAAACCCAGTACCAGCGTTGTGGACATGAGGGTGGAGTGGTTTAGACCAGATCTGAAAGACTCACAAGTGCATCTTTATGATGATCATGTTGACAAAAATACAGATCAGATTCAGTCCTACATAGGGAGAACAAAACTGAATCATCAGGAACTACAGAGAGGAGATGCATCACTCAAACTCTCATCAGTTCGAGTCTCTGATGAAGGACTTTATAAGTGTTTTATTCAGTCCAAATACCAGTATGATGACACCACTGTTAATGTCAGtgttgagg CTGTAGGACGTCCTCCAGTGATCACTGTAGATGGGTTTGATCATTCAGGAGGGCTTCATCTACAGTGTGAATCTGAAGGTTGGTATCCTGAACCTGATCTTGAGTGGCTGAACAGTGAAGGAGTCAGTTTGAGTTCAGAAActacagagacacacagaaatgAAGACAGATTCAGTGTGAAACAAACCATCActgtacatcacagagacgacAAGATTCACTGTAGAGTCAAACTGAGACATCACGTGCTGGAAACACAGATTATCACCACAA gtAAAAGGTTTAGTTCTTGGAGGACATCAGTCATCCTGATTTCAGTTTTCGTTGTGCTCAGTGTGATTGCTGGAATACTGATAGCTGTGTTTGTTCATAAAAACAGAG AACTCAGTCAACTACAGAAAGAACACAGTCAACTACAGGATGAACACAATCGACTACAGAAGGAAAACAGTCAACTACAGGATGAACACAGTCAACTACAGGATGAGAAGGGGAAAATACAACATG AACGTGATCAACTTTTAGAATGTCTGAAGACACTTATACCTAAAG TGAATGTGATTCTGGATGCTAATACGGCTCATCCACATCTCATCGTGTTTGATGATGGGAAACAAGTGAGATATGAAAACACACAAACGAAAAGAGAGGATGGAAACAAAGACAGATTTGATAAATATCTTGGTGTTGTTGGGAAGGGTGGATTCTCCTCAGGGTGTTTCTACTTTGAGGTTCAGGTGAAGGGACAAACTCATTGGTATTTAGGAGTGGCCAGAGAATCTGTTAAGGGGAAAAACGTTATCCGTCTGAGTCCTGAGAATGGATACTGGATTGTGGGACGGAGATATGGGAAGTATCAAGCTCGTGATTCTCCTGCACACACTATTTCTCTGAGTGTGAATCCTCAGAGGGTCGGTGTGTTTGTGGATTATGAGAAGGGTCTTGTCTGCTTTTATGATGTGAAGTCCATGTCTCATATCTACTCTTACATGAATCAGTCTTTTAATGAGAAACTCTatccatttgtttgtttggggtATATGAGTAATGAAAACTCCACACCACTGATCATCTGTGATGATTACTAA